In Homo sapiens chromosome 11, GRCh38.p14 Primary Assembly, one DNA window encodes the following:
- the KLHL35 gene encoding kelch-like protein 35 produces MRQGHAPEESEPGCEAPCAGPCHAQRVLQALNAYRRSGTLTDVVLRAGGRDFPCHRAALSAGSAYFRSLFAAGRPERGPAVVPVVPVAPEAPGTSPAGAAAALAVVLDYVYGAGVRLRAEDEAAAVLALAERLGVAGLREACVRFLEGRLRAANSLALRRVAAAFSLAPLAERCGRVLRQAFAEVARHADFLELAPDEVVALLADPALGVAREEAVFEAAMRWVRHDAPARRGQLRRLLEHVRLPLLAPAYFLEKVEADELLQACGECRPLLLEARACFILGREAGALRTRPRRFMDLAEVIVVIGGCDRKGLLKLPFADAYHPESQRWTPLPSLPGYTRSEFAACALRNDVYVSGGHINSHDVWMFSSHLHTWIKVASLHKGRWRHKMAVVQGQLFAVGGFDGLRRLHSVERYDPFSNTWAAAAPLPEAVSSAAVASCAGKLFVIGGARQGGVNTDKVQCFDPKEDRWSLRSPAPFSQRCLEAVSLEDTIYVMGGLMSKIFTYDPGTDVWGEAAVLPSPVESCGVTVCDGKVHILGGRDDRGESTDKVFTFDPSSGQVEVQPSLQRCTSSHGCVTIIQSLGR; encoded by the exons ATGCGGCAAGGCCATGCGCCGGAGGAGTCGGAGCCGGGCTGCGAAGCGCCGTGCGCGGGTCCGTGCCACGCGCAGCGCGTGCTGCAGGCCCTGAACGCCTACCGGCGGAGCGGCACCCTCACCGACGTGGTGCTGCGCGCCGGCGGGCGCGACTTTCCGTGCCACCGCGCGGCGCTCAGCGCGGGCAGCGCCTACTTCCGCAGCTTGTTCGCGGCCGGGCGGCCCGAGCGCGGCCCGGCCGTGGTGCCAGTGGTGCCAGTAGCTCCCGAGGCGCCAGGCACGAGCCCGgccggggcggcggcggcgctggCCGTGGTGCTCGACTACGTGTACGGAGCGGGCGTGCGGCTGCGCGCGGAGGACGAGGCGGCGGCCGTGCTGGCGCTGGCGGAGCGGCTGGGCGTGGCGGGCCTGCGCGAGGCCTGCGTGCGCTTTCTCGAGGGCCGCCTGCGCGCCGCCAACAGCCTAGCGCTGCGCCGCGTGGCCGCCGCCTTCTCGCTGGCCCCGCTGGCCGAGCGCTGCGGCCGCGTCCTGCGTCAGGCCTTCGCCGAGGTGGCGCGCCACGCCGACTTCCTGGAGCTGGCGCCTGACGAGGTGGTGGCGCTGCTGGCGGACCCCGCGCTGGGCGTGGCGCGCGAGGAGGCCGTGTTTGAAGCGGCCATGCGCTGGGTGCGCCACGACGCGCCGGCCCGCCGCGGCCAGCTGCGACGCCTGCTGGAGCACGTGCGCCTGCCGCTACTGGCGCCCGCTTACTTCCTGGAGAAGGTGGAGGCGGACGAGCTGCTGCAGGCCTGCGGCGAGTGCCGCCCGCTGCTGCTCGAGGCTCGCGCCTGCTTCATCCTGGGCCGCGAGGCCGGTGCGCTGCGGACCCGGCCGCGGAG ATTCATGGACCTAGCTGAAGTGATCGTGGTCATCGGCGGTTGCGACCGCAAAGGTCTCCTGAAGCTGCCCTTCGCCGATGCCTACCATCCAGAGAGCCAGCGGTGGACCCCACTGCCCAGCCTGCCCGGCTACACTCGCTCAGAATTCGCCGCCTGTGCTCTCCGCAATGACGTCTACGTCTCCG GAGGCCACATCAACAGTCATGATGTGTGGATGTTTAGCTCCCATCTGCACACCTGGATCAAGGTAGCCTCTCTGCACAAGGGCAGGTGGAGGCACAAGATGGCAGTTGTGCAGGGGCAG CTGTTCGCGGTGGGTGGCTTCGACGGCCTGAGGCGCCTGCACAGCGTGGAGCGCTACGACCCCTTCTCCAACACCTGGGCGGCCGCCGCGCCCCTCCCGGAGGCCGTGAGCTCGGCGGCGGTGGCGTCCTGCGCGGGCAAGCTCTTCGTGATTGGGGGCGCCAGGCAGGGCGGCGTCAACACGGACAAG GTGCAGTGCTTTGACCCCAAGGAGGACCGGTGGAGCCTGCGGTCACCAGCACCCTTCTCACAGCGGTGTCTCGAGGCTGTCTCCCTTGAGGACACCATCTATGTCATGGGGGGTCTCATGAGCAAAATCTTCACCTATGATCCAGGCACAGATGTGTGGGGGGAGGCAGCtgtcctccccagccctgtg GAAAGCTGTGGAGTCACTGTGTGTGACGGGAAGGTCCACATCCTTGGCGGGCGGGATGATCGCGGAGAAAGCACCGATAAGGTCTTCACCTTTGACCCCAGCAGTGGGCAGGTGGAGGTCCAGCCATCCCTGCAGCGCTGCACCAGCTCCCACGGCTGTGTCACCATCATCCAGAGCTTGGGCAGGTGA
- the RPS3 gene encoding small ribosomal subunit protein uS3 isoform 3 (isoform 3 is encoded by transcript variant 4), with protein MESGAKGCEVVVSGKLRGQRAKSMKFVDGLMIHSGDPVNYYVDTAVRHVLLRQGVLGIKVKIMLPWDPTGKIGPKKPLPDHVSIVEPKDEILPTTPISEQKGGKPEPPAMPQPVPTA; from the exons ATGGAGAGTGGGGCCAAAGGCTGCGAGGTTGTGGTGTCTGGGAAACTCCGAGGACAGAGGGCTAAATCCATGAAGTTTGTGGATGGCCTGATGATCCACAGCGGAGACCCTGTTAACTACTACGTTGACACTGCTGTGCGCCACGTGTTGCTCAGACAGG GTGTGCTGGGCATCAAGGTGAAGATCATGCTGCCCTGGGACCCAACTGGTAAGATTGGCCCTAAGAAGCCCCTGCCTGACCACGTGAGCATTGTGGAACCCAAAGATGAGATACTGCCCACCACCCCCATCTCAGAACAGAAGGGTGGGAAGCCAGAGCCGCCTGCCATGCCCCAGCCAGTCCCCACAGCATAA